A window of the Fusarium poae strain DAOMC 252244 chromosome 3, whole genome shotgun sequence genome harbors these coding sequences:
- a CDS encoding hypothetical protein (BUSCO:51046at5125): MTPNSENAMARLLLAMLNQKNLKDIDWNAVASDPVLLEPITNGHAARMRFTRFRDTVKGHEPQKRSRAEDKSRVTKSKKEQKPKNRSLAKSNSVSSLASYAQVHQSPLIKQEQNQYFAQFSPASTLSPYVTDTRDDFNHRFLTPFSDDIPQQSVGFSPTSLEDLRMRNGFGPSTNSAPNLMGQQPPQDPIVVGQSPFLHTFDTQYDLASYKPTIADAQSPGALDFNGPLSLVDCNPEWMDDLNDQSF; this comes from the exons ATGACTCCCAACAGCGAGAACGCCATGGCTCGGTTACTCTTGGCCATGTTGAACCAGAAGAACCTCAAGGAC ATCGACTGGAATGCGGTCGCCTCAGATCCCGTACTCCTAGAGCCCATCACAAACGGCCACGCTGCAAGAATGCGGTTCACTCGCTTCCGTGATACTGTCAAAGGTCACGAGCCACAAAAGAGAAGTCGTGCTGAAGACAAGAGTCGAGTAACAAAGTCGAAAAAGGAGCAAAAGCCCAAGAACCGCAGCCTTGCCAAGTCAAACTCTGTATCGAGCCTCGCCTCTTATGCTCAAGTTCATCAAAGTCCTCTTATCAAACAGGAGCAGAACCAATATTTTGCGCAGTTTTCTCCTGCCTCGACCTTATCTCCTTACGTAACCGACACTCGAGACGATTTCAACCATCGTTTCCTCACTCCTTTCAGTGATGACATACCTCAACAAAGCGTTGGTTTCAGCCCAACCTCCCTCGAGGATTTGAGAATGAGGAACGGGTTTGGCCCTTCGACGAACTCTGCTCCTAACCTTATGGGCCAACAGCCACCCCAGGATCCCATTGTCGTGGGACAATCGCCCTTCCTCCATACGTTCGACACTCAATATGACCTGGCCTCCTACAAGCCTACCATCGCTGACGCTCAGAGCCCTGGCGCTCTTGATTTCAACGGTCCTCTGTCCCTTGTAGATTGCAACCCTGAATGGATGGACGACCTGAATGATCAATCCTTTTGA
- a CDS encoding hypothetical protein (BUSCO:58182at5125), with amino-acid sequence MPAKKSSGEDGSPTGLTDGELRFIKAIFDNMTQKPDADWDAVAETLSLKDAKCAKERFRQMSVRHGWRGDSATSTPRKGAAAASGDKVTKKPRAPRTPRKPAAKKAAKKTESEDYDEDDEGVKDEVKPESKNVKCEDADEDMD; translated from the coding sequence ATGCCTGCCAAAAAGAGTTCCGGCGAGGATGGTTCCCCCACTGGCCTCACTGATGGCGAGCTTCGTTTCATCAAAGCCATTTTTGACAACATGACCCAGAAGCCGGATGCCGACTGGGACGCCGTCGCCGAGACCCTCAGTCTCAAAGACGCCAAATGCGCCAAAGAACGTTTCCGACAGATGTCAGTCCGCCATGGCTGGCGCGGTGACTCTGCTACTTCTACTCCTCGCAAGGGCGCTGCTGCTGCGTCTGGAGACAAGGTCACCAAGAAGCCTCGCGCGCCTCGCACCCCCCGCAAGCCTGCCGCCAAGAAGGCGGCCAAGAAGACTGAATCCGAGGAttatgatgaagacgatgagggTGTCAAGGACGAGGTCAAGCCTGAGAGCAAGAATGTCAAGTGCGAGGACGCGGATGAGGATATGGATTAA